Proteins encoded together in one Plasmodium cynomolgi strain B DNA, chromosome 9, whole genome shotgun sequence window:
- a CDS encoding 60S acidic ribosomal protein P0 (putative), protein MAKLSKAQKKQIYIEKLSSLIQQYTKILIVHVDNVGSNQMASVRQSLRGKATILMGKNTRIRTALKKNLQAVPQIEKLLPLVKLNMGFVFCKDDLTEVRNIILQNKSPAPARLGVIAPIDVFIPPGPTGMDPSHTSFFQSLGISTKIVKGQIEIQEHVHLIKQGEKVTASSATLLQKFNMKPFSYGVDVRTVYDDGVIYDAKVLDITDEDILAKFGKGVANIAALSRSIGVITEASYPHVFVEAFKNIVALVIDTDYTFPLMKKIKDMVENPEAYAAAAPAAAAKADTPKKEEEEQEEEEEEEEDGFMGFG, encoded by the coding sequence ATGGCGAAGTTATCCAAAGCacagaagaaacaaatataCATTGAGAAGCTGAGTTCACTGATTCAACAGTAtacgaaaattttaatcGTACATGTGGACAATGTAGGATCCAATCAGATGGCTAGTGTACGTCAGAGTTTAAGAGGAAAAGCTACAATAttaatgggaaaaaacacGAGAATACGAACAGCATTGAAGAAGAATTTACAAGCTGTTCCTCAGATAGAGAAGTTGCTACCTTTGGTAAAATTGAATATGGGTTTTGTCTTTTGCAAAGATGATTTAACCGAAGTGAGGAACATAATATTACAAAACAAATCCCCTGCACCAGCAAGGTTAGGTGTTATAGCCCCCATCGATGTTTTCATCCCACCAGGACCAACAGGGATGGATCCATCTCATACGTCCTTCTTTCAATCGCTTGGAATATCCACCAAAATTGTGAAGGGGCAAATTGAAATTCAAGAACATGTGCATCTGATTAAGCAAGGGGAAAAGGTCACAGCATCATCGGCTactcttttgcaaaaatttaacatgAAGCCTTTTTCCTACGGTGTGGATGTTAGAACTGTGTATGATGATGGTGTTATTTACGATGCCAAGGTGCTGGATATAACAGATGAAGATATTTTGGCTAAGTTCGGAAAGGGTGTCGCCAACATTGCAGCGTTGTCTAGATCGATAGGTGTGATAACAGAGGCATCCTATCCTCATGTTTTTGTTGAAGCATTTAAGAACATCGTTGCGTTGGTAATTGACACAGATTATACATTCCCCCTCATGAAGAAAATCAAAGATATGGTTGAGAATCCGGAGGCTTACGCTGCTGCTGCACCTGCGGCTGCGGCCAAGGCAGATACTccgaagaaggaggaggaagagcaggaggaggaggaagaagaggaggaggacggCTTCATGGGATTTGGAAT
- a CDS encoding 26S protease subunit regulatory subunit 6a (putative) — translation MNVENIFPNNDVNVEEIEKLTNSEIRTRISLIDTEIKILKNEHTRLKNEYKSLQEKIKDNVEKIHLNKMLPYLVANVVESLDLDDDEDESNEPKDEYDLYVNNSKGNNDEGFRDIDDEKRGKCMVIKTSTRQTIFLPVPGLIEASELKPGDLVGVNKDSYLIIDKLPPEYDNRVKAMEVIEKPSEDYSDIGGLDKQIEDLVEAIVLPMLHKEKFEKIGIKPPKGVLMHGPPGTGKTLLARACASQTNATFLKLAGPQLVQMFIGDGAKMVRDAFNLAKEKAPAIIFIDELDAIGTKRFDSELSGDREVQRTMLELLNQLDGFSTDDTVKVIAATNRPDTLDPALLRSGRLDRKIELPHPNEESRARILQIHSRKMNVHKDVNFEELARSTDDFNGAQLKAVCVEAGMIALRRGATEIDHEDFVEGITSVLSKKKSTLNYFT, via the coding sequence ATGAACGTGGAGAATATCTTCCCCAACAATGACGTAAACGTGGAGGAAATCGAGAAGCTCACGAATAGCGAAATCAGAACGAGGATCAGCTTGATCGACAcggaaattaaaatattaaaaaatgagcacacgAGATTGAAGAATGAGTACAAGAGTCTACAAGAAAAGATAAAGGacaatgtggaaaaaatacatctAAATAAGATGCTCCCGTACTTGGTTGCAAATGTAGTAGAATCGCTAGATCTggatgatgatgaggatgaaTCAAATGAACCCAAAGATGAATATGATCTATATGTGAATAATTCAAAAGGAAATAACGATGAAGGTTTTAGAGACATAGATGATGAAAAGAGAGGAAAATGTATGGTTATAAAAACATCAACCAGGCAAACTATTTTCTTACCTGTTCCTGGTTTGATAGAAGCATCAGAATTAAAACCAGGAGATCTGGTAGGAGTGAACAAGGACAGCTATCTCATTATAGATAAACTACCTCCCGAATATGACAATAGAGTAAAAGCTATGGAAGTTATAGAAAAACCATCTGAAGATTATTCAGATATTGGAGGGTTAGATAAACAGATAGAGGACTTGGTGGAAGCAATTGTGTTACCTATGCTACATAAGGAGaagtttgaaaaaattgggatCAAGCCACCTAAAGGAGTTTTGATGCATGGTCCTCCAGGTACAGGGAAGACATTACTAGCTAGAGCTTGTGCTTCACAAACTAAtgccacttttttaaagctAGCTGGTCCACAGCTTGTTCAGATGTTTATTGGTGATGGAGCCAAAATGGTGAGAGATGCGTTTAACTTAGCTAAGGAAAAGGCACCTGCCATTATTTTCATCGATGAGTTAGATGCAATAGGAACCAAACGATTCGATAGTGAACTGTCTGGTGATAGGGAGGTCCAAAGAACCATGCTTGAGTTACTAAACCAGCTAGACGGCTTCAGCACGGATGATACTGTTAAAGTTATTGCTGCGACGAATAGACCGGACACGCTAGATCCCGCTCTACTTCGATCCGGTAGACTAGACAGAAAAATCGAACTACCTCACCCTAATGAAGAATCAAGAGCAagaattttgcaaattcATTCTCGAAAAATGAACGTCCACAAGGATGTCAATTTTGAGGAGTTGGCTCGATCCACTGACGACTTTAATGGGGCCCAACTCAAGGCTGTTTGTGTGGAGGCAGGGATGATTGCCCTTAGGCGGGGCGCCACGGAGATCGACCACGAGGACTTCGTCGAGGGGATCACTTCCGTCCTCTCCAAGAAGAAGAGCACACTCAATTATTTCACCTAG
- a CDS encoding hypothetical protein (putative): protein MDSFTDLFREIFVDSLVGVLAGSDSGSRERCSPQWALLTEALLTAAFFTLPRSPPQAHLPFESYDAFLTHARRHLLEDERVAQINRCVDEVDPGALFCAKGIVQSLLQIIKGKFQEIFLLTYCDNFIENYTKTASFLNEIKYEQYIISEHVHNFLKNFEREAYAQYILNVLENKINENCKNVILFDKKYIFDDKFYWLKETINLIKIFKILFTSKYYIPSSLPNYLAFIFKHFKNYIDNVEAFLLFLRENRNAKIFGTDRTQFNWSPTLSYNSVGFVLSDLMALRRIFQVGRGARALLKRGKLGGSARVEVKEVNSPGAVVEGGACAMDGAREEETHSALPKRATSTMGDIPTWMFTKILSDCAGVYSDGEGNGKDGGKDSGEDNGEDSGRDDSFGEIDHASSSSSSSCDESIKEIVMQEMGTPFGKWNSWLSVESGLSPLTRDIELATQMKNKATHEQHADAGQENKQKVDEHPHREGHISRNYNNGGDITSEGKDQNGDSHHLGKVKIKSDSSTTQGSDTELHELGRANRNTLKEKKKQMKVHLQMCKKKKKKKIKKPCKLY, encoded by the coding sequence ATGGACTCCTTCACTGATTTGTTTCGCGAGATCTTTGTGGACAGCCTGGTAGGTGTGCTCGCAGGATCAGACTCAGGCAGTAGGGAGAGGTGCTCCCCGCAGTGGGCACTCCTCACCGAGGCGCTCCTCACCGCGGCATTCTTCACACTTCCAcgctcccccccgcaggcaCACCTCCCGTTCGAGTCCTACGACGCCTTCCTCACACACGCGAGAAGGCACCTGCTGGAGGACGAACGCGTCGCGCAGATAAACAGGTGCGTGGACGAAGTAGACCCCGGCGCGCTGTTCTGCGCCAAGGGAATTGTGCAAAGCCTGCTGCAAATCATCAAGGGGAAGTTCCAggaaatttttctcctcacctACTGCGACAACTTCATCGAAAATTACACCAAAACAGCTAGCTTTCTCAACGAAATAAAGTATGAACAGTACATAATTTCTGAacatgttcataattttttaaaaaatttcgaaaggGAAGCATACGCACAGTACATCCTCAATGTGCTGGAAAAtaagataaatgaaaattgcaaaaatgtcatactgtttgataaaaaatatatatttgatGACAAGTTTTATTGGCTAAAGGAAACGATCAAtttgattaaaatttttaaaattctgtTTACCAGCAAGTATTACATTCCAAGTTCTCTTCCGAATTATCtggccttcatttttaagcactttaaaaattacatagaCAATGTGGAagcctttttgcttttcctgcGAGAAAATCGGAACGCCAAAATTTTTGGCACGGACAGAACGCAATTCAATTGGAGCCCGACGCTCAGCTACAACAGCGTGGGGTTCGTCCTGTCCGACTTGATGGCCCTACGGAGGATATTTCAAGTGGGGAGAGGCGCGCGAGCGCttttgaaaaggggaaaactgGGAGGAAGCGCGAGGGTAGAAGTGAAAGAGGTGAACTCACCAGGAGCGGTGGTTGAAGGGGGAGCTTGCGCGATGGACGGAGCGCGAGAGGAGGAGACCCACTCTGCGCTTCCCAAACGTGCGACCAGCACCATGGGTGATATCCCCACGTGGATGTTCACAAAGATACTGTCCGACTGCGCAGGTGTGTACTCTGATGGAGAGGGCAACGGTAAGGACGGCGGTAAGGACAGCGGTGAGGACAACGGTGAGGACAGCGGTAGGGACGACTCATTTGGGGAGATCGACCACGCGtcctcttcctcatcctccAGCTGCGATGAAAGCATCAAGGAAATCGTCATGCAGGAGATGGGAACCCCGTTTGGAAAGTGGAACTCTTGGCTCAGCGTCGAAAGTGGTTTGTCCCCCCTCACCAGGGATATCGAGCTAGCCACCCAGATGAAGAACAAAGCAACCCATGAACAGCATGCTGATGCTGGTCAGGAGAATAAGCAAAAGGTTGATGAACACCCACATAGGGAAGGCCACATTTCTCGCAACTATAACAACGGGGGGGATATTACCAGTGAAGGGAAGGACCAAAATGGGGACTCTCACCACCTTGGGAAGgtcaaaattaaaagcgATAGTTCCACCACCCAGGGGAGTGACACCGAGCTGCACGAACTGGGGAGAGCAAACAGAAACACCctcaaggaaaaaaaaaaacaaatgaaagTCCATttacaaatgtgcaaaaaaaaaaaaaaaaaaaaaataaaaaaaccaTGTAAACTGTATT
- a CDS encoding hypothetical protein (putative), whose amino-acid sequence MSKWLVKIGWSKRLAKTACQNRLVKTAGQIGWSKRLAKMQDVCPLERNSFPLDDSVGRTKEIVKHLKKCPLFLKALYLHYNPFCFPSINDTSSYLIDKENVEAELNKYHVAFNETLLHVLKKKISITSFDQFRTLKYKIIFEHFLNHGVEELLSKLGDEDFVKALQGEVEGKLAVGEAAGVATGEAENGEINGEINGERPTGRPTEDPPEGDDPQLSTANQFLDDHIIAVKKLMYHLRENPPREKGKDPCVKEHLGRLSSLCKSTRVEEGNTCGADGVDTNGEGSNPREKKHPLPILTLQSIGNIHKYRLCQDLLQFIDKEVFPVRRKNEEENSDKVDSTTEEQPIGKENSDKADTTTEEQPIGKENLDRDEIMSIVIYTVIYLCCKMSIIKRLKNKNFHHKNYLNSSGEKSIFFFLENLDKHDLQNVNMMFLLLHFNNNLLGIFERMFNQQGGWNGRGGGTSLRDYLFIELGAGKANTTRWVKFIMDDLVEILERFFSRGGQRGEGGVAGRAALTGVEGGIHAEERTANAIEPSREPGEPGEPRERHEPGERHEPPEPRERCKLLIIERESLRNKKEKNFLMQMAQGKNQHLLRVKADISDFHLSKFIYFSENGFKGDGRSPSVLIPDIIQFYYYKGVYSWRGGFPSGGSIGGGLPMTDHLRDEERDRGLLPLRGDQMDDPLRRDKRPNDGAAPITEAFLRNNLSQLGTYFDVHVKKLLSFLTQGNNNLLRNFDCKKVTFLTKHLCGNGTDLALRMLVNNTKNRDKENYFILAPCCHHRCDVQKILGFKLLKELGIHQGHLQHVVRHMSGYASCDNQAKKTIGKKVKLLVDLARILHLLDEGLQHVYLIKYVSRSITIENYAIVFFNHRKLDLRNFRHF is encoded by the exons ATGTCAAAGTGGCTTGTCAAAATAGGCTGGTCAAAACGGCTTGCCAAAACGGCTTGTCAAAATCGGCTTGTCAAAACGGCTGGTCAAATCGGCTGGTCAAAACGGCTTGCCAAAATGCAGGACGTGTGTCCACTAGAAAGGAATTCCTTTCCGCTGGATGACAGCGTGGGGAGGACGAAGGAGATAGTAAAGCACCTGAAAAAATGCCCACTATTTTTAAAGGCGCTCTATCTACACTACAacccattttgctttcccaGCATAAATGACACCAGTAGCTACTTAATAGACAAAGAAAACGTCGAAGCAGAGTTGAACAAATATCATGTCGCATTCAACGAAACCCTGCTCCatgtcttaaaaaaaaaaataagtatcaCTAGCTTCGATCAGTTTCGCACTCTTaagtataaaataattttcgaGCACTTTTTAAATCACGGAGTGGAAGAGTTGCTGTCCAAGTTGGGGGACGAAGACTTTGTGAAAGCGCTGCAGGGAGAGGTAGAGGGAAAGCTAGCAGTGGGAGAAGCAGCGGGGGTAGCAacaggagaagcagaaaatgGGGAGATAAATGGCGAGATAAATGGTGAACGGCCAACGGGGCGGCCAACGGAGGACCCCCCCGAGGGAGATGATCCCCAATTAAGCACTGCCAACCAGTTCCTGGATGACCACATCATCGCAGTGAAGAAGTTAATGTACCATTTGAGGGAAAATCCCCCCCGGGAGAAGGGAAAGGATCCGTGTGTAAAGGAACACCTGGGGAGATTATCCTCTCTTTGCAAATCAACACGGGTAGAAGAAGGAAACACTTGTGGTGCCGATGGGGTAGATACAAATGGGGAGGGAAGTAACCccagggagaaaaaacaccCACTCCCCATTCTCACCCTCCAAAGCATTGGGAACATCCACAAGTATCGACTCTGCCAGGATCTCCTGCAATTTATCGACAAGGAGGTATTCCCcgtgaggagaaaaaatgaagaggaaaacTCTGACAAGGTAGATAGCACCACGGAGGAACAACCGATTGGGAAGGAAAACTCTGACAAGGCAGATACCACCACGGAGGAACAACCGATTGGGAAGGAAAACCTCGATAGGGACGAAATTATGAGCATCGTCATCTACACAGTCATCTACCTTTGCTGCAAAATGAGCATTATCAAAAgattaaagaataaaaattttcatcacaaaaattacctgaacagttcaggtgaaaaatcgatatttttttttttggaaaatttagACAAACATGACTTACAAAATGTAAACATGatgtttttgcttctccattttaACAATAATTTGTTGGGGATCTTCGAACGTATGTTTAATCAGCAGGGAGGATGGaatggaagggggggagggaccTCCCTGAGGGACTACCTGTTTATCGAGTTGGGTGCCGGGAAAGCCAACACGACTCGATGGGTCAAATTTATTATGGACGATTTGGTGGAGATTTTGGAGAGGTTCTTTTCTCGCGGGGGGcagaggggggaaggaggCGTCGCGGGAAGGGCAGCCCTGACCGGAGTAGAAGGGGGCATCCACGCGGAGGAGCGAACAGCGAACGCGATCGAGCCGTCACGCGAACCGGGCGAACCGGGAGAACCACGTGAACGGCACGAACCGGGCGAACGGCACGAACCACCCGAACCACGGGAGAGGTGCAAACTTCTAATCATCGAGAGGGAATCActgaggaacaaaaaggaaaaaaacttccTTATGCAAATGGCCCAAGGGAAGAACCAACATCTACTCAGAGTGAAGGCAGACATCTCAGACTTCCATCTGtcgaaatttatttacttttcaGAAAATGGCTTCAAAGGGGATGGAAGAAGTCCCTCCGTGCTCATTCCTGACATTATTCAGTTTTACTACTACAAGGGGGTGTACAGTtggaggggggggttccCCTCAGGGGGTAGCATTGGAGGGGGTCTTCCCATGACGGATCACCTGAGGGATGAAGAACGAGACAGGGGGTTGCTCCCCCTAAGGGGAGATCAGATGGATGACCCACTGAGAAGGGACAAGCGGCCTAACGATGGAGCTGCCCCGATAACGGAAGCGTTCCTTCGAAACAACCTATCGCAGCTGGGCACCTACTTCGACGTGCACGTAAAGAAgctcctctcctttttgacCCAGGGCAATAACAACCTGTTGAG AAACTTCGACTGCAAAAAGGTGACCTTTCTGACGAAGCACTTGTGTGGTAATGGCACCGACTTGGCTCTTAG AATGCTCGTGAACAACACCAAGAACAGGGacaaagaaaattattttatcctcGCCCCGTGCTGTCACCATAG ATGTGACGTGCAGAAAATTTTGGGCTTTAAGCTTTTAAAGGAGTTGGGCATCCATCAGGGGCACCTGCAACACGTCGTCAGGCACATGTCCGG CTACGCCTCCTGTGATAACCAGGCGAAGAAGACCATCGGCAAGAAAGTGAAGCTTCTGGTGGATCTCGCCAG GATCCTGCACCTACTGGACGAGGGACTACAACACGTGTACCTCATCAAATATGTTAGTCGAAGTATAACGATAGAGAATTACGCCATAGTCTTTTTTAACCATCGCAAGTTGGACTTGCGCAATTTCAGGCACTTCTGA
- a CDS encoding structural maintenance of chromosome protein (putative) produces MNIQTHCTKFSENLHEQVKEQSKKLRVEMSNKLGVIVKFMEKYHRLKGYIQDRHSTMFDNVVKAERRLRLSMSNGADQDGTTSNLRETEEEVSLFQKCNLLEVIENLSEYKKCKEKYLYLCANSHININNFNSLANALKKDIKELQEECDNLSRKKQKEVLDYEAEKLTMEELTGRVNTLSSLIEGDKEKVENLKTYLREIHQTISRKEKRIEELDSQVTILNVHKNELLQFEKKKEIISNLKNLFGEDQIYDEVSSLYEVNNHVYFTAVNNAIHKYNNFLVVKNVEIATKCIRYLKDNKLHRMDFIPLQNFVKNVKRRRGQRGAHEGAPHQGGPHQGSEQFASPGPLGGKNPLEETWHEEDHHMIEKVMNTFKKKNIVLANNCLVCDEQFKVLFDYLIGTNTLIVERIKDAEDVRSKFPQLNANMVTLNGHIVSKHNNLIVDISSTHGDRERYSNKRLNISMYNKILNEKEECRSVITDCNKKILQTNEQINKTNYELELNKKKIASLLIKKEIFEKEVEGKLATIQNYQERIMKIKNIQMKKKIDSLESYESELMKERKGLASFQKDSFKILNDRFQIDNIYEAIEKSSKEMEKIDDHIDRIKNNIKKLNDDINELTDKRNEIQLFHKKEKVANQEENIKMDLYKLNEEEKEQMDAMNQTENAIREREIERDAHLKNISQINQELNDLRDRINSNFEKYETMQSRVENCRKKILIYVTLVKDLISECDMNGVNVFSTVHAIADQREGERPRRKGRVSRLLQGSDEEENQNQKQRQKQRQRQRQTEKQTGDDSDGGSAGSGSSTRDEANGERTRNQHREGEA; encoded by the exons ATGAATATACAAACTCACTGCACCAAGTTTTCAGAAAATCTACATGAACAGGTGAAGGAACAGAGTAAGAAGTTACGAGTCGAGATGTCAAACAAACTAGGGGTTATCGTAAaatttatggaaaaatatcaCCGTTTGAAGGGGTACATTCAGGATAGACACTCAACCATGTTTGATAATGTGGTGAAGGCTGAGAGGAGGTTGCGGTTGAGCATGAGCAATGGTGCAGATCAGGATGGAACTACTTCCAACTTAAGAGaaacggaggaggaagtATCCCTATTTCAAAAGTGCAACCTGTTGGAAGTGATAGAAAATTTAAGtgagtataaaaaatgcaaagagaAATACTTATACCTCTGTGCAAACAGCCatattaacataaataattttaactcTTTAGCGAATGCATTGAAGAAGGATATTAAAGAGTTACAAGAAGAATGCGATAATCTGAgtaggaagaagcagaaggaggtaCTTGACTACGAAGCGGAGAAGCTTACCATGGAGGAACTCACAGGCAGAGTAAACACATTGAGCAGTCTCATCGAAGGAGACAAGGAAAAGGTAGAAAATCTCAAGACATACTTGAGAGAGATACACCAAACCATCTCACGAAAGGAGAAACGAATAGAAGAGCTGGACAGCCAAGTGACTATATTGAATgtccacaaaaatgaactattacaatttgaaaagaaaaaggaaataatctccaatttgaagaatcTCTTTGGAGAGGATCAAATATATGACGAGGTCAGCTCTCTTTACGAGGTCAACAATCACGTTTACTTCACTGCTGTTAATAATGCCATTCACAAGTATAACAACTTCCTCGTTGTAAAGAATGTAGAAATCGCTACGAAATGTATTCGATACCTCAAAGATAATAAGCTGCACAGGATGGACTTCATTCCGCTGCAGAATTTTGTGAAGAATGTGAAGCGCAGGAGGGGTCAGCGCGGAGCACACGAGGGGGCACCACACCAGGGGGGACCACACCAGGGGAGCGAGCAGTTTGCCTCCCCCGGACCGCTCGGAGGGAAGAACCCCTTGGAGGAAACGTGGCACGAGGAAGATCATCACATGATCGAAAAAGTAATGAATAcattcaaaaagaaaaatatcgtACTGGCGAATAACTGTCTCGTATGCGATGAGCAATTTAAAGTACTGTTTGACTATCTCATAGGGACGAACACCCTGATCGTCGAACGGATAAAAGACGCAGAGGATGTGAGAAGCAAGTTCCCACAGCTGAATGCAAATATGGTCACACTGAATGGTCATATCGTATCGaagcataataatttaattgtaGATATATCATCTACACATGGAGACAGAGAAAGATATAGCAACAAGAGACTCAACATCAGTATGTACAATAAAATTCTTaatgaaaaggaggaatGCCGAAGTGTCATTACCGATTGCAacaagaaaattttacaaactaatgaacaaattaataaaacaaattatgaactagaattaaataaaaaaaaaatagctagcttgttaataaaaaaagaaattttcgaaaaggaAGTAGAAGGAAAGCTAGCTACCATACAGAATTACCAAGAAAggattatgaaaataaaaaatatacaaatgaaaaaaaaaatagacagtCTAGAGAGTTACGAATCGGAATTAATGAAAGAGAGAAAGGGATTAGCTTCGTTTCAAAAGGACTCTTTTAAAATACTGAATGACAGGTTCCAAAttgataatatttatgaAGCTATTGAAAAGAGTTcaaaagaaatggagaaaatagaTGACCATATTGACCGCATaaagaataatataaaaaaattaaacgatGATATTAATGAACTGACGGACAAACGAAACGAAATTCAACTCTTTCataagaaggagaaggtaGCCAAtcaggaagaaaatataaaaatggatctGTATAAACTGaacgaggaagaaaaggaacaaatggaTGCAATGAACCAAACGGAAAATGCAATCCGGGAGCGAGAGATCGAACGGGATGCTCATTTGAAGAACATTTCCCAGATTAACCAGGAGCTGAACGATCTACGAGATAGAATAAATAGCAACTTTGAAAAATACGAAACGATGCAGAGCAGGGTTGAAAATTGCCGTAAGAAAATTCTCATTTACGTCACGCTGGTGAAGGACCTCATAAGCGAGTGCGACATGAATGGCGTCAACGTGTTCTCGACGGTCCACGCGATTGCCGATCAGCGGGAGGGTGAGCGGCCCAGGCGCAAGGGACGCGTGAGCAGGCTTCTGCAGGGCAGCGACGAGGAGGAGAATCAGAATCAGAAGCAGAGGCAGAAGCAGAGGCAGAGGCAGAGGCAGACGGAGAAGCAGACGGGCGACGACTCGGACGGGGGAAGCGCCGGAAGCGGAAGCAGCACCCGAG ATGAAGCAAATGGAGAACGAACAAGAAATCAACACAGAGAGGGAGAAGCTTGA
- a CDS encoding PF16 protein (putative): MSKVIQQIFEDYNRSRTQFTQSIYDMCLKAHNMEIIISTDIIILIRPLILDKVPIVQQNATQILGKMASHSEEVALTILQNDVLPHLVYCLKHENKNYRKNCANTLKCLASHNAKLANLVAEEENCIDNLIDSLDEYDIRLKEACINALCAIVKNDIDLSNKLMAKGIIPLVLLSIQEKDTNLVKSSLNILTELSKHTNEIAKEIVDNNALPHLIKFLDHTDVQIKRHACNCLAQIAKHKEDLTELIIENDVFPKIIYLLNDSDDIVKKNCANCLKEMSKHNEDICKIITRAGSVPFLCECIEQSSKGSVRLPAILCIGFIASFSESLSLNIILSNSIPILKRCLIEETEEYIKAACVWTIGHIGKHSSSHAKKLSDENLLIILVNLYNANDSSDDLKKK, encoded by the coding sequence ATGAGCAAAGTAATTCAGCAGATATTCGAGGACTACAACAGGTCCAGGACCCAGTTCACCCAAAGCATATATGACATGTGTCTAAAGGCACACAACATGGAGATAATAATCAGCACGGACATCATAATTCTGATTCGTCCATTGATCCTTGACAAGGTTCCCATCGTGCAGCAGAATGCAACTCAGATATTAGGAAAAATGGCTAGTCACTCAGAGGAAGTAGCTCTAaccattttacaaaatgatgtaCTACCACATCTAGTCTACTGTTTAAaacatgaaaataaaaattacagaaaaaattgtgctaATACACTCAAATGTCTAGCTAGCCATAATGCCAAGCTAGCCAATTTAGTagcagaggaagaaaattgcATAGATAATCTAATAGACTCTTTGGACGAATATGATATCAGATTAAAGGAAGCATGTATAAATGCACTATGCGCTATTGTGAAGAATGACATCGATTTGTCGAATAAACTCATGGCTAAGGGTATCATCCCTTTGGTTCTTCTCTCCATACAAGAAAAGGATACAAACCTAGTTAAGAGttctttaaatatattaacagaGCTCAGTAAGCATACTAACGAAATTGCCAAAGAAATAGTCGATAATAATGCTCTCCCACATCTGATCAAATTTTTGGATCACACAGATGTACAAATAAAACGTCATGCATGTAACTGTCTAGCTCAAATTGCAAAACATAAAGAAGATCTAACTGAGCTTATAATCGAAAATGatgtttttccaaaaattatttatctaCTAAATGATAGTGAcgatattgtaaaaaaaaactgtgccAACTGTTTAAAAGAAATGAGTAAGCATAATGAagatatttgtaaaattattactCGTGCAGGTAGTGTTCCTTTTCTATGTGAGTGTATTGAACAGTCATCCAAGGGTAGTGTTCGATTACCTGCTATTTTATGTATCGGTTTtattgcttccttttctgaGTCGTTAAGCttaaatatcattttatcaaattctatccctattttaaaaagatgtCTAATTGAAGAAACGGAGGAGTACATCAAAGCTGCATGTGTTTGGACCATTGGTCATATCGGTAAACACTCCTCCTCTCATGCTAAGAAGCTATCCGATGAGAACCTGCTAATAATTTTGGTTAATTTGTATAACGCAAATGACTCCTCTGATGATTTAAAGAAGAAG